ATTACAAAATAATTTATTATGTCAAAAAAAACAATTTATTTCTTAGTCGGTGGTGCAATAGTACTTATTGCAGCTTTAATTGGGCTTTCAAAAGCTGGAGTGATTGGGAATAAGGATGAAGGGAAAGAAGTAGAAATCGCAAAAGTAACTGCTTCAACAATTGTTGAAACAGTTTCCGCAACAGGTAAAATTCAACCGGAAATTGAAGTTAAAATTGCTTCAATGGTTTCAGGTGAAATTATCGCTTTAAATGTAAAAGAAGGTCAAGTTGTGAAAAAAGGTGATTTATTAGTAAAAATAAATCCCGATTTATATACTTCTGGATTAGAAAGATCTGTTGCCAATTTGGCAGGAACTAAAGCAGCTTTAACACAATCTGATGCTAGTTTTAAAGAAGCAAAAGCAAATTATGATCGTAATAAAACTTTGTATGATAAAGGGGTTATCTCAAAATCGGATTGGGACAAAGCTATTTCTACATACGAAGTGGCAAAAGCTACAAAACAAAGCTCTTATTATAATGTTCAAAGTGCCTCAGCATCAGTTACAGAAGCTAGAGACAATTTAGGGCGTACCACAATATATTCTCCGGCAGACGGTACAATTTCTGTTCTGAATGTAGAATTGGGAGAAAGAGTTTTAGGAACTCAGCAAATGGCTGGTACTGAACTTTTACGTGTTGCAAACTTAAACAATATGGAGGTTGAAGTTGATGTGAATGAAAATGATATTGTAAAAATTAAAATTGGTGATGAAGCAAATGTTGAAGTTGATGCTTATCTGAAAAAGAAATTCAAAGGAATTGTAACTAGTATTTCAAACTCTGCAAGTACAACCCTAACATCAGATCAGGTAACCAATTTCAAAGTTAAAGTTCGAATTTTAAAAGAATCTTATTTGGATTTATTAGAAGGAAAACCAAGTGCTTATTCTCCGTTTAGACCTGGAATGACGGCAACTGTAGATATTATTACCACTACAAAAAATAATGTATTGGCAGTGCCGATTAGTTCTGTTGTGGTAAAATCGGATACTACAGCAGTAAAAGATTTTAAAGTTGAAGATCCTAAAGAAGATAAAAAAGCAGCTCCAAAAAGTGATAAAAAATTCGAATGCGTTTTTGTGAAAGTTGGTGACAAAGCTAAAATCAGAGTCATTAAGACAGGAATTCAGGACGATACTAATATTGAAGTAATGTCTGGATTAAAACCTGGAGACGTGGTTATTACTGGCCCATATACAACGGTTTCTAAAGATCTTAATTCTGGAGATAAAGTAAAGCTTAAGAAAGCTGATGCTCCTAAAAAATAATCTTTATGGTGATTTCGTTATGTGGCAGTCCGCCCCCAGGATTTTTGGAAGCATTTATATTTGGACTGATCGCAGGAGCAGGATTTCTTTTCTATATTCATTATAGAGTGTATCAGAGTGAATACTATAAAAATGAGTTTGTATATTTTTCGAGCGGAAAAAAGGCAATACTTTATTTGAGCTTTTTAGTGGCTAGTTTATCAATTCTGCCATTATTGTTTCTAATTTGCTTTATCCTTTGTACCTGACTTAACTTTTTTGTAAAACATTAATAATTAAAATTAAATATTTTGTCTTTTATTCTCAATATCGAAACGGCTACTAAAAATTGTTCAGTATCTGTAGCAAAAGATGGTCAAACCATTGTTTGCAATGAACTTGCAGAGGAAGGATATTCGCATGCCGAAAAACTTCATGTTTTTATTGAAGAAGTAATTGCTAAATCAGGTATTTCGGTTCAGGATTTAAATGCAATTGCGGTAAGCCAAGGGCCAGGATCTTATACTGGTTTAAGAATTGGTGTTTCGGCGGCAAAAGGGTTGTGTTATGCTTTAAATATTCCGTTAATTGCTGTAGATACGCTTCAGACCTTAGCTTCTCAGGCAGGAGTTCCAGACGGAAAAATTATTCCGATGTTGGATGCCCGCCGTATGGAAGTATACAGCGAAGTTTTTAATGCAGACTTAACCGTTGAAAGAGCTATTAAAGCCGAAATTATAGACGAAAATTCATTTCAAGAATACACAGATAAGCTTTACTTTGTAGGCGATTGTGCCGAAAAATGCAAAGCTGTTTTAACTAAAGAAAACTTTGTATTTTTAGAAGATATAAAATATCCTTCAGCACAAGCTATGAGTAAAATCAGTTTTGATAAGTATCAAAAAAGCGACACTGTAGATGTCGCTTATTTTGAACCTTATTATTTAAAAGATTTTATGATTACTGCTCCTTCTAAAAAAGAGTAGTATTATTTCTGTATAGTATAGGGTTGCACTGCAATTCCTGCCTCGTCTAGTGCTGCTTTGCAATTTTCTAATGTTTCAGTAAAAACAGATCCATAATCAGCATTTTTAGCCCAAGGGCGAACAGCAAAATCTACTGAACTAGCTGATAAGTTTTTTACAAAAACTTCTGGAGCTGGTTTCTTTAATACTTTTGGGTTTTTGACTAAGACATCTAGAAGGATTTCTTTCGCTTTTTTAATATCGGAATCATAAGAAATTGCAAAAGTCAAATCGGCTCTTCTTTCTCCCTGCATCGAATAGTTAATGATATTCCCGTTAGATAATGCTCCATTTGGTACAAAAACAGTTTGATTGTTGGCCGTTAGCATTTTGGTAACGAAGATCTGAATTTCAAGAACCGTTGCAATCACGCCTTGAGCTTCTATAGTATCCCCAACTTTAAAGGGTTTAAAAACAATAATAAGCATTCCGCCTGCAAAGTTAGAAAGTGATCCCTGCAATGATAAACCAATAGCAAGTCCCATTGCTCCTAAAATTGCTACAAATGAAGAAGTCTCGATTCCAAGGTTTGAAATAAAGGTTACGAATAATAAAATTCGTAAAGCCCATAATAATATATCGGCAAGGAATTTGGTAAGAGTTGGATCAAGATTTCTCTTCTCCATTATTTTCCTAATAATTCGGTTTATTAGTTTTATAGCATATAAACCAACAAATAAAACTATAAATGCCGAAATTAATTTAGGCGAATAATCAATAAAAATATTAGTAAATCGAGTAATGTATTTACTGACTTGTTCTGGGTTCAGATTCATGATTTTTAAATAAAAAAAACCTTCTCAAAAGAGAAGGCATATTAGTTGTGCAAATATAAAAATATTTACCTTATCTGAAAATAGACATTATATCTTGTCTGCAGCTTCATCGCCGATTTCTTCTACTGCTCCAGCCGATTTTTCGCTTGTATCGACAACCGTTTCCGAAATTGTTTCAGTGGCCTCATTTGTTAGAGAAGCTGTTTTTTCTTTAACAGTATCAATCACATCGCTTAGTGCGTCTGATGCTTTATCGGCATATTCGCTTACGGTTTCTTTGGCTTTTTCAGCATAATCTGCAGCTTTATCAATGATAGGCTCAGAAACTTCTTTTACTTTATCAATAGCTTCTTCTGCAAAAGTTTCAGCTTTTTCAATATAAGGGGCAGTAGCTTCTTTAGCCTGCTCAAAAGTGGTTTCGGCATTATTTGCCAATTCTGTTACCGATTCTTTGGTCGAGCCAAATAGATTTTTAAAAAATGAAGATAATCCCATGGTTTTTAATTAATTGGTTATAAATACAATATTAACTAATTTTATAGAATTACTAGTTTTTTTGATGGTAAATAATTGATAGTTAATGTTTAAGTATAAAAAAAGCGCCTCAATGAGACGCTTTGATTTTAAATATATTTTTAAGGATGCTTCCATTCTTTTTTCTTCACTAATAAAAAACATATTCTGTCATAATTATAGCTTTTAGAGGCTTTGTGATTGTTTTACTAAATCTAAGTTTAAAACAATTGTAATTAACTAAAACCTATAAACTATGAGTAAATTTTCAGAACAAGTTCATATTTCTATAAATACGTTCGATAAAAATGTTATTTATTACAATTTACAGCTGGAGCAGAGAATGGCCGACCACCATTATTTTTCTTTCGACTGGCAGTATACGGGTAAAACCATAATTGAGCCCCAAGACCAGGCAAAAGCAATAAGCAGGTATGTGGGCAGTGAAGTGATTTTTACCTTCAAAGTCAACGGGATGAAAGTCATGTCTAAAGGAATCATTACAAAGCTTGTTTCTGTTGACCTCCACGGAAGCCCGGCTGGACTTCGTGTTTTGGGAATAAGCCATACTGTGGTACTGGACGACATGAAAAAATCAAGAATTTTTCTCGATAAAAGCCTGAAAGATATCGCCCTTGAGATTTTTGCCGAGGAAGGTTCGGGAGAATTCTACCAGCGTGAAGCCGTTGCACCCACTTACACCAAAGCTTTTTCATTTAAACCGCAGTACAACGAAAGCAGTTTTGATTTTATGAAACGGCTTTCTGCCCGTTACGGCCAGTGGTTTTATTTTGACGGAATGCGCATGCAGTTCGGACAGACAAAAGCCAGCAAAGTAGTGCTCATTAATGGTTCATCACTGCATAATTATACCATTGAAGCCAGTCTGTTTTCGCATAAAACTTCGTTTGGAGGCTACGATTATAAAAATGCTGGAATTATAAGAAATTCGGCAGCAAAAGCCGAAGGAGGAAGCGGAGACCGGTTTGCTGTTTCAATGGGATGGAATCAGGGATCTATTGCGGCGCAGGATTTAAGCGTTGGAGCCTATACCAATAATGCGCAGAACAAGGAAGAAATAGACGAAATGGTCAGCCTGCAGACAGCAGGAAGAGATGCCAACAGTGTTTTCTACAGCGGAACTTCTTATTTTCCTATTGGTGTAGGAGAAGTTTTTACCATCCAGAACAAAACGGTGGAGCATAAATTAATTGCGGTAGAAGTTACACATCTCTCCAATACTAACGGCAATTACAGCTGCAGGTTTAAAGCTATCCCGTCTGATGTTGCAGCACCGCATTACACCAATGTCGAAGCCTTTGCGCTGGCAGACAGCCAGCCTGCAAAAGTTATCGACAACAACGATCCGGAAGGACTGGGCAGGGTAAAAGTGGCCTATTATTGGAACGGCTGGGGAAATGAAAGCGACTGGATGCGCGTGGCACAATTTTATGCAGGCTCTGGAAAGGGAAATTATTTCAGACCCGAAATAGGCGAAGAGGTTCAGGTTGGTTTTCAGGGAGGAAATGCTGAATGCCCGTATATTTCGGGAACCTATTATAACGGAAGAGAAAAACCAGAGTTTTTTGACACGAAGAATATGATAAAAGGCTGGAAACTTCGATTTGGAATGTTATTAAAGTTTATTGAGAAAATAGGTATCTGGCTTTCTGATCCTAGCGGGAATGAAATTCATCTAGATGAAGAAAACAAAAACATAAATGTGACTTCGCCAGAAACTGTAACCATACGAGCCAAAAATATTGTTTTTGAGGCAAGTGAAAGTATTACGCTTAAGGCAGGAACAAATATTACTATTGACGCTCAAAACAATATTATTCTTGATGCTGATGAAAAACTACTAGAAAAAAGTGATGAAAAGATAGACCTGATCAGAGAAACCATAACAACAACTTCTGCAGAACATATTGAAACAGCAGAAAAGATAAATCTAAATGCAACAAATGGGGATATGACATTAAAAGCTTCAAAAACAATTCGTGCAGATAGTGGCGAAAATACAAGTTTTAATTAAAAAACAATAGATATGGCAATAATAAAACAGGCAAGGAATTACAATATAAAGGTAGAGACAAGACATACTGTAATAGCACGTGAAATAGAAAAAACAGCCCAAACCATAAAGCTGACTGCAACTTGTGGAAACATTGAATTATATAGTATTAAAAAAATTAGAAAAAATGGGAACATCAATTAGTTTAGGAAATTACGAACCAGATCCAGTACCGGAACCTTGGGAAGAATACAGATGCAGAGAATTATCAAGAGCGTACTATACACAAAGTTTAAACATGACAATTGCTTCTGATGGATTATTGCATTGTGTTACAGCATTAACCTCATTAGAACTGAATAAATGTTTTACCGATTCAGAAAAAAAATAGAAATAAATAAAACTCCAAGAAACTGTTATTTGAGTGCTTTAACTATTTATATGGATAATAAAGGACAAATCATCAAAGGAGAAAAAATACTGACCACCTTTAAACTTGTTTATGACGTTACTGAAAAAAGACATATTTTGGATTCTTCTACCAGAATAAGGAAAACAAAAGAGGCCTGTATTGATGTTGATGAACTGCACGATCATGTTATTAAGAATAAAACGATAACTTTTAGAAACGGAAAAATTTATTTAATAAAAAAGTTTCATGAGTATATTATACAGGCGTCGCTTTGCAACCGCCGTACCGATGTAAATTTTACCAATCTAAAAGTGACAGGAAACCGTGATGAGTTAAACAAAAAGCTAAATCTTTTAGGAATAGCTGTTTCTTCTGTAGGCTTTATAACAGGAAAAGCTCCTGTAATAGAAGATGCCACGATTAAAATTTTGGGACTCGTTATAAGTGCAGAACCCAGATTTAGCCTTGCAGAATTTACTTATCCTATAAATGGACCCGTTTATTTGGATGAGAAAACTAAAATCGAAAATTATATCCGAAAAAGTTATAATGGCTACTTAGATTCTTCACAAACATTAGTAGATTCAGATAATTACAAAAAAGATATTTTGAAAGAATTGGAAGATTATGGTTTAAAAATTAAATAGCATGAAAAATATAAGTATATTATTATTGACATTATTCTTTTTATCATGTTCCAAACGAGATAATATAAATCATTATTTACCAAAAAAAATTTCAGCTAAAACTTTAATCGAAAATGGTTTTTACAAATACTCTTACAACGACACAATAGATAATAATTATAGTAATCAAAGACACACAAAAAAAATTGTAAAATACGATATGTATACGAACGTAGAGCCAGAGAATAAAAATGGAAAAAGGTATCCAAAACAATTAGTAGGGTTTTATAAATCTGATTCAATTGAAGAGAAAAAAAGTGTCAAGTATATCGGTCGAAAGTTAGATTATAGAATTATAACATATATGTTTAGAAATGACTCCTTATTTTTTAAAAATATCGTAACATATCCAAACAATATCAGATCAAAAGAAATTGCAGATTTGAGCTCTCAGAAAAAAATTGTGAAATATTATACTGGTCTTAAAATTCCTATAGAAATTATACTTGAAGGAAAAAGAAGCAGTAGAAATTATCCGACTTTATTTATGATAGATGGTTTTAAAACCAGTATTTACTATTCAGAAGATGATAAATCATATGATCTATTTATAAACTATATCAATGATAATTTTTACAGAAATATTGTAGAAAAGTGTTATTCTGGCCATATGAGTAATGCAAGTTATTACTAGTAAAGATAACAGAAAACAATGACGAGTTAAACAAAAAGCTAAATCTTTTAGGAATAGCCGTTTCCTCGGTTGGTTTTATAACCGGAAAAGCTCCTATAGTGGAAGATACCGCAATTAAGATTTTAGGACTTGCTATAAGTGCTGAACCTAGATTTAGTCTTGCAGAATTTACCCATCCTATAAATGGTCCTGTTTACCTTGACCGAAGAACGAAATACTTAGAGTATGAAAGATTTAATACCAATGGTTATGTATCTCCTCAGAGACCAAATAAAGAGACATTAAAATATATAGATACAGATATCTTGGAAACATTGGAAGATTATGGACTAAAAATAATATAAAAATGAAAAAAACAATATTGCTATTGCTGCTCTCTTTTTTGTCGTGTGCAAAAAAGGATAGGATAAACCATTATTTGCCAAAACCCATAACCCCAAAAGAGCTTATGGATAATGGTTTTTACAGATATTCTGATATTGATACGGTTAATAAAGAAGAACTTTTTAAATATAGTGATTACCCCCGCTCCCGCACGAATCCTTTCGTGTGGCGATAAGCTGGTTAAGTCTGATTTACTTTGCAAAACTTTACTTTTAAAAAAGTAAGTAAAATTTAGATTAAGTAGAAACTTACCACACGAAAGGATTCGTGCGGGAGCGGGGTAATAAAATTTGCAAAACAAGCTGCAGAAATTTTTACTTACATTCAGGTTTTAGATGAAATTCGAAACATGATGCCAGAAATAAGCAGTAACGGAAAATTCGCTACTCCTTCAGTTTCTACTGTATTGTCATTTGTTCCGGGATATCAGATTCTTGCTTTTGGTGTATTCCTTTTTGAATGGATGGCACAGGATTTATTGCAGGAAGCAGATCAAAATTTTCAAGAACAAATGTGGTTAGAATGGCAAAATACAAAAACTAAAGGATTGGATGCTGTTTTGTCTTTTATAGAAAATAGTTGGGCAGAAGAGAACTTTTTTAGATCTATTCCTGTCAATTCAGAAATTATCAATGATTTATTTAA
This portion of the Flavobacterium panacagri genome encodes:
- a CDS encoding YtxH domain-containing protein, coding for MGLSSFFKNLFGSTKESVTELANNAETTFEQAKEATAPYIEKAETFAEEAIDKVKEVSEPIIDKAADYAEKAKETVSEYADKASDALSDVIDTVKEKTASLTNEATETISETVVDTSEKSAGAVEEIGDEAADKI
- a CDS encoding type VI secretion system Vgr family protein — translated: MSKFSEQVHISINTFDKNVIYYNLQLEQRMADHHYFSFDWQYTGKTIIEPQDQAKAISRYVGSEVIFTFKVNGMKVMSKGIITKLVSVDLHGSPAGLRVLGISHTVVLDDMKKSRIFLDKSLKDIALEIFAEEGSGEFYQREAVAPTYTKAFSFKPQYNESSFDFMKRLSARYGQWFYFDGMRMQFGQTKASKVVLINGSSLHNYTIEASLFSHKTSFGGYDYKNAGIIRNSAAKAEGGSGDRFAVSMGWNQGSIAAQDLSVGAYTNNAQNKEEIDEMVSLQTAGRDANSVFYSGTSYFPIGVGEVFTIQNKTVEHKLIAVEVTHLSNTNGNYSCRFKAIPSDVAAPHYTNVEAFALADSQPAKVIDNNDPEGLGRVKVAYYWNGWGNESDWMRVAQFYAGSGKGNYFRPEIGEEVQVGFQGGNAECPYISGTYYNGREKPEFFDTKNMIKGWKLRFGMLLKFIEKIGIWLSDPSGNEIHLDEENKNINVTSPETVTIRAKNIVFEASESITLKAGTNITIDAQNNIILDADEKLLEKSDEKIDLIRETITTTSAEHIETAEKINLNATNGDMTLKASKTIRADSGENTSFN
- the tsaB gene encoding tRNA (adenosine(37)-N6)-threonylcarbamoyltransferase complex dimerization subunit type 1 TsaB is translated as MSFILNIETATKNCSVSVAKDGQTIVCNELAEEGYSHAEKLHVFIEEVIAKSGISVQDLNAIAVSQGPGSYTGLRIGVSAAKGLCYALNIPLIAVDTLQTLASQAGVPDGKIIPMLDARRMEVYSEVFNADLTVERAIKAEIIDENSFQEYTDKLYFVGDCAEKCKAVLTKENFVFLEDIKYPSAQAMSKISFDKYQKSDTVDVAYFEPYYLKDFMITAPSKKE
- a CDS encoding efflux RND transporter periplasmic adaptor subunit; its protein translation is MSKKTIYFLVGGAIVLIAALIGLSKAGVIGNKDEGKEVEIAKVTASTIVETVSATGKIQPEIEVKIASMVSGEIIALNVKEGQVVKKGDLLVKINPDLYTSGLERSVANLAGTKAALTQSDASFKEAKANYDRNKTLYDKGVISKSDWDKAISTYEVAKATKQSSYYNVQSASASVTEARDNLGRTTIYSPADGTISVLNVELGERVLGTQQMAGTELLRVANLNNMEVEVDVNENDIVKIKIGDEANVEVDAYLKKKFKGIVTSISNSASTTLTSDQVTNFKVKVRILKESYLDLLEGKPSAYSPFRPGMTATVDIITTTKNNVLAVPISSVVVKSDTTAVKDFKVEDPKEDKKAAPKSDKKFECVFVKVGDKAKIRVIKTGIQDDTNIEVMSGLKPGDVVITGPYTTVSKDLNSGDKVKLKKADAPKK
- a CDS encoding mechanosensitive ion channel family protein, translated to MNLNPEQVSKYITRFTNIFIDYSPKLISAFIVLFVGLYAIKLINRIIRKIMEKRNLDPTLTKFLADILLWALRILLFVTFISNLGIETSSFVAILGAMGLAIGLSLQGSLSNFAGGMLIIVFKPFKVGDTIEAQGVIATVLEIQIFVTKMLTANNQTVFVPNGALSNGNIINYSMQGERRADLTFAISYDSDIKKAKEILLDVLVKNPKVLKKPAPEVFVKNLSASSVDFAVRPWAKNADYGSVFTETLENCKAALDEAGIAVQPYTIQK